The following coding sequences lie in one Pseudomonas monsensis genomic window:
- the hyi gene encoding hydroxypyruvate isomerase: protein MPRFAANLSMLFTEQDFLARFDAAAKAGFSGVEYLFPYDFSSAEIKARLDANGLTQVLFNLPAGDWAKGERGIACLPDRVEEFRAGVDLAIAYAQVLGNTQVNCLAGIRPQGVDDATVERTFVANLKYAADKLQAAGIKLVMEAINTRDIPGFYLNNTAQALSIREQVGSANLFLQYDIYHMQIMEGDLARTLQSHLGEINHVQLADNPGRNEPGTGEINYRFLFEHLDRIGYQGWVGCEYKPLTTTEAGLGWLKTHNAI from the coding sequence ATGCCGCGTTTCGCAGCCAACCTGTCCATGCTGTTCACCGAACAGGATTTCCTTGCCCGTTTCGACGCCGCCGCCAAGGCCGGTTTCAGTGGTGTGGAATACCTGTTCCCGTACGACTTCAGCTCCGCCGAAATCAAGGCCAGGCTCGACGCCAACGGTCTGACCCAAGTGCTGTTCAACCTGCCGGCCGGTGACTGGGCCAAGGGCGAGCGCGGTATCGCCTGCCTGCCGGACCGGGTTGAAGAATTCCGCGCCGGTGTCGATCTGGCGATCGCCTACGCGCAAGTGCTGGGCAACACTCAGGTCAACTGCCTGGCCGGTATCCGCCCGCAAGGCGTCGACGATGCCACCGTGGAAAGAACCTTCGTCGCCAACCTGAAATACGCCGCCGACAAGCTGCAGGCAGCGGGCATCAAACTGGTGATGGAAGCGATCAACACCCGCGACATTCCGGGCTTCTACCTGAACAACACGGCGCAAGCCCTGTCGATCCGCGAGCAGGTCGGCAGCGCCAATCTGTTCCTGCAATACGACATCTACCACATGCAAATCATGGAGGGCGATCTGGCCCGCACCCTGCAATCGCACCTGGGCGAGATCAACCACGTGCAGCTCGCGGACAATCCGGGGCGCAACGAGCCGGGCACTGGCGAGATCAACTACCGCTTCCTGTTCGAACACCTCGATCGCATCGGTTATCAGGGTTGGGTGGGTTGCGAGTACAAGCCGCTGACCACCACTGAAGCGGGCCTCGGCTGGCTGAAAACCCACAACGCAATCTGA
- the pyk gene encoding pyruvate kinase translates to MTPDKKVKILATLGPAVDGIEDIRELVEAGVNIFRLNFSHGDHADHAKRYQWIREVERQLNYPLGILMDLQGPKLRVGKFADGKVQLHRGQAFRLDLDATPGDERRVNLPHPEIIAALEAGMDLLLDDGKLRLRVVSKYTDAIDTTVLNGGELSDRKGVNVPQAVLDLSPLTAKDRRDLSFGLELGVDWVALSFVQRPQDIIEARELIGDKAFLMAKIEKPSAVEQLREIAERSDAIMVARGDLGVEVPAESVPQIQKNIISTCRELGKPVVVATQMLESMRFSPAPTRAEVTDVANAVAEGADAVMLSAETASGEYPLEAVQMMSKIIRQVENGPDYQTQLDVSRPKAEATVSDAISCAIRRISNVLPVAVLVNYSESGASTLRAARERPKAPILNLTPNLQTARRLSVAWGIHSVVNDRLRQVDEVCSTALEIAQAQGMAERGDTLLITAGVPFGQPGSTNSLRIETLI, encoded by the coding sequence ATGACGCCTGATAAAAAGGTCAAAATCCTCGCCACCCTCGGCCCTGCCGTCGATGGCATCGAAGACATCCGTGAGCTGGTCGAGGCCGGGGTCAATATCTTCCGCCTGAACTTCAGCCACGGCGATCACGCCGACCACGCCAAGCGCTATCAGTGGATCCGCGAAGTCGAGCGCCAGCTCAACTACCCGCTGGGCATTCTGATGGACTTGCAGGGGCCGAAACTGCGCGTCGGCAAGTTCGCTGACGGCAAGGTGCAACTGCATCGCGGTCAGGCGTTCCGTCTGGATCTGGACGCGACACCGGGCGACGAACGCCGAGTGAACCTGCCACATCCGGAGATCATTGCGGCGCTCGAAGCCGGTATGGATCTGCTGCTCGATGACGGCAAACTGCGCCTGCGGGTGGTCAGCAAATACACCGACGCGATCGACACCACCGTGCTCAACGGCGGTGAGCTCTCCGACCGCAAAGGCGTGAACGTGCCGCAAGCGGTGCTCGACCTGAGCCCGCTGACCGCCAAGGATCGCCGCGACCTGAGCTTCGGCCTCGAGCTGGGGGTGGACTGGGTGGCGCTGTCGTTCGTGCAACGTCCGCAGGACATCATCGAAGCCCGCGAGCTGATCGGCGACAAGGCCTTTTTGATGGCGAAAATCGAGAAGCCGTCGGCGGTTGAGCAACTGCGTGAAATCGCCGAGCGGAGCGATGCGATCATGGTCGCCCGTGGTGACCTTGGCGTGGAAGTGCCGGCGGAAAGCGTGCCGCAGATCCAGAAAAACATCATCAGCACCTGCCGCGAACTGGGTAAACCGGTGGTGGTGGCGACGCAGATGCTGGAGTCGATGCGCTTCTCCCCGGCGCCAACCCGCGCCGAGGTCACCGACGTCGCCAACGCCGTGGCCGAGGGTGCCGATGCGGTGATGTTGTCGGCGGAAACCGCGTCCGGTGAATACCCGCTGGAAGCCGTGCAGATGATGAGCAAGATCATCCGTCAGGTGGAAAACGGCCCGGACTATCAGACGCAGCTCGACGTCAGCCGACCAAAGGCTGAAGCAACCGTATCCGACGCGATCAGCTGTGCGATCCGCCGCATCAGCAACGTGCTGCCGGTGGCGGTGCTGGTCAACTACAGCGAGTCGGGCGCATCGACCCTGCGTGCGGCGCGGGAACGGCCGAAAGCGCCGATCCTCAACCTGACGCCAAACCTGCAGACCGCACGCCGCTTGAGTGTCGCGTGGGGGATTCACTCGGTGGTCAACGATCGCCTGCGTCAGGTCGACGAAGTCTGCTCGACCGCGCTTGAGATCGCCCAGGCCCAAGGCATGGCCGAGCGCGGCGACACGCTGCTGATCACCGCTGGTGTGCCATTCGGGCAGCCGGGGTCGACTAACTCGCTGCGTATCGAAACCTTGATCTAA
- a CDS encoding 2-hydroxy-3-oxopropionate reductase, protein MAKIGFIGTGIMGHPMAANLQKAGHSLFLSAHHDAAPADLVAAGAVALANPREVAQEAEFIIVMVPDTPQVDDVLFRADGVAAGIGKGKVVIDMSSISPTATKAFAKKINEKGAQYLDAPVSGGEVGAKAATLSIMVGGDADAFERALPLFQAMGKNITLVGGNGDGQTAKVANQIIVALNIQAVAEALLFASKNGADPAKVREALMGGFASSKILEVHGERMIKGTFDPGFRISLHQKDLNLALQGAKELNINLPNTANAQQVFSTCAAIGGSNWDHSALIKGLEHMANFSIRDNK, encoded by the coding sequence ATGGCTAAAATCGGATTTATCGGCACCGGCATCATGGGCCACCCAATGGCGGCGAACCTGCAGAAAGCCGGTCACAGCCTGTTCCTGTCGGCGCACCACGACGCCGCGCCTGCCGACCTGGTTGCCGCTGGCGCCGTCGCCCTGGCCAACCCGCGCGAAGTGGCGCAGGAAGCTGAATTCATCATCGTCATGGTTCCGGACACCCCGCAGGTCGACGACGTGCTGTTCCGCGCCGACGGCGTTGCCGCCGGTATCGGCAAAGGCAAAGTGGTGATCGACATGAGCTCGATCTCGCCGACCGCCACCAAGGCCTTCGCCAAGAAAATCAACGAAAAAGGCGCGCAGTACCTCGACGCCCCGGTATCCGGCGGTGAAGTCGGCGCCAAGGCGGCGACCCTGAGCATCATGGTCGGTGGCGACGCCGATGCGTTCGAACGCGCACTGCCGCTGTTCCAGGCCATGGGCAAAAACATCACCCTGGTCGGTGGCAATGGCGACGGTCAGACCGCCAAGGTCGCTAACCAGATCATCGTCGCGCTGAACATTCAGGCCGTGGCCGAAGCGCTGTTGTTCGCCTCGAAAAACGGTGCCGATCCGGCCAAGGTGCGTGAAGCACTGATGGGCGGTTTCGCTTCGTCGAAGATCCTCGAAGTGCACGGCGAGCGCATGATCAAGGGCACCTTCGATCCGGGCTTCCGCATCAGCCTGCACCAGAAGGACCTGAACCTGGCCCTGCAAGGCGCCAAGGAACTGAACATCAACCTGCCGAACACCGCCAACGCCCAGCAAGTGTTCAGCACCTGTGCGGCCATCGGTGGCAGCAACTGGGACCACTCGGCGCTGATCAAGGGTCTGGAACACATGGCCAACTTCTCGATTCGCGACAACAAATAA
- a CDS encoding glycerate kinase type-2 family protein translates to MSVDPQQLLRELFATAIDAAHPNQVLEAHLPADRTGRVIVIGAGKAAAAMAQVVERCWQGDVSGLVVTRYGHGAPCEKIEVVEAAHPVPDAAGLAVAKRVLELVSNLTEDDRVIFLLSGGGSALLALPAEGITLADKQSINKALLKSGATIGEMNCVRKHLSAIKGGRLGKACWPATVYTYAISDVPGDLATVIASGPTVADPSTSAEALAIIKRYGIEIPASVRNWLQSPESETVKPGDPSLARSHFQLIARPQQSLDAAAVKCRQAGFSTLILGDLEGESREVAKVHAGIARQIINHGQPLAAPCVILSGGETTVTVRGNGRGGRNAEFLLSLTDSLKGQPGVYALAGDTDGIDGSEDNAGAIMTPDSYARAAALGLSASDELDNNNGYGYFEALDALIVTEPTRTNVNDFRAILILESSKS, encoded by the coding sequence ATGTCGGTCGATCCGCAACAACTGCTGCGCGAGCTGTTTGCCACAGCCATCGACGCGGCCCATCCGAACCAGGTCCTCGAAGCTCATCTGCCTGCCGATCGCACTGGCCGAGTCATCGTCATCGGCGCCGGCAAAGCGGCCGCCGCGATGGCGCAAGTGGTCGAGCGCTGCTGGCAGGGTGACGTCTCGGGCCTCGTGGTGACCCGTTACGGTCACGGCGCCCCGTGCGAAAAAATCGAAGTGGTCGAAGCCGCGCATCCGGTGCCGGACGCTGCCGGTCTGGCCGTGGCCAAACGCGTGCTGGAACTGGTCAGTAACCTGACCGAAGACGACCGTGTGATCTTCCTGCTCTCCGGTGGCGGCTCTGCCCTCCTCGCCTTGCCGGCCGAAGGCATCACCCTCGCCGACAAGCAGTCGATCAACAAAGCCCTGCTCAAATCCGGCGCAACCATCGGCGAGATGAACTGCGTGCGCAAGCACCTCTCGGCGATCAAGGGCGGGCGTCTGGGCAAGGCCTGCTGGCCAGCCACGGTGTATACCTATGCGATTTCCGATGTGCCGGGCGACCTCGCCACGGTCATCGCGTCCGGCCCGACCGTGGCCGATCCAAGCACGTCTGCCGAAGCACTGGCGATCATCAAACGCTACGGCATCGAGATTCCCGCTTCCGTGCGTAACTGGCTGCAAAGCCCTGAGTCGGAAACGGTCAAACCCGGCGATCCGAGTCTGGCGCGCAGCCACTTCCAGTTGATCGCCCGCCCTCAGCAATCGCTGGATGCCGCTGCGGTGAAATGCCGCCAGGCCGGTTTCAGTACGCTGATCCTTGGCGACCTCGAAGGCGAGTCGCGCGAAGTGGCCAAGGTCCACGCCGGCATCGCCCGCCAGATCATCAACCACGGCCAGCCATTGGCGGCGCCGTGCGTGATTCTCTCCGGCGGCGAAACCACCGTGACCGTGCGCGGCAATGGCCGTGGCGGACGCAACGCCGAATTCCTCCTCAGCCTCACCGACAGCCTCAAGGGCCAGCCCGGCGTCTACGCCCTGGCCGGTGACACCGACGGCATCGACGGCTCGGAAGACAACGCTGGCGCGATCATGACCCCGGACAGCTACGCCCGCGCCGCCGCCCTCGGTTTGAGCGCCAGCGACGAGCTGGATAACAACAACGGTTACGGCTACTTCGAGGCGCTCGATGCGCTGATTGTCACCGAGCCGACCCGCACCAACGTCAACGACTTCCGCGCCATTCTGATCCTCGAGAGCTCTAAATCATGA
- a CDS encoding MFS transporter codes for MTTTTHAMTRGMVLLFAFCCGAIVANIYYAQPIIGLIAPDIGLSDTMASFIVSLTQIGYALGLFFLVPLGDLLENRRLMIITTVVAIASLLGAAFTSQPNVFLLISLLVGFSSVSVQILIPLAAHLAPEESRGRVVGGIMGGLLLGILLARPVSSVVADHFGWRAMFMIAAALMAAISVVLALTVPKRQPDHSASYGQLIGSLWTLLRQQPVLRQRAFYQGCMFATFSLFWTAVPLELARNHGLSQSEIAIFALVGAIGAIAAPISGRLADAGHTRIASLLAMLFASLSFLPAFIHPAYSVIGLAVTGVVLDFCVQMNMVLGQRAVYSLDAKSRGRLNALYMTSIFIGGAFGSSVASAVYEHGGWLWIVIVGSVFPLLALLRFLSVSQRGALATA; via the coding sequence ATGACCACCACTACACACGCAATGACCCGAGGCATGGTGCTGCTGTTCGCCTTCTGCTGCGGCGCCATCGTCGCCAACATCTACTACGCACAGCCAATCATCGGCCTGATCGCCCCGGACATCGGCCTGTCCGACACCATGGCCAGCTTCATCGTCTCGCTCACGCAGATCGGTTATGCGCTGGGCCTGTTCTTTCTGGTGCCGCTCGGCGACCTGCTGGAAAACCGCCGGTTGATGATCATCACCACCGTGGTGGCGATTGCCAGCCTGCTCGGCGCGGCATTCACCAGTCAGCCGAATGTGTTCCTGCTGATTTCATTGCTGGTGGGCTTCAGTTCGGTGTCGGTGCAGATCCTGATTCCCCTCGCCGCGCATCTGGCGCCGGAAGAATCCCGTGGCCGGGTGGTCGGCGGGATCATGGGGGGGCTGCTGCTGGGTATCCTGCTGGCGCGGCCGGTGTCGAGCGTCGTGGCTGACCATTTCGGCTGGCGCGCGATGTTCATGATTGCTGCCGCGTTGATGGCGGCGATCAGCGTGGTGCTGGCGTTGACCGTACCCAAGCGTCAGCCGGACCACAGCGCTTCTTATGGCCAGTTGATCGGTTCGTTGTGGACCCTGCTGCGCCAGCAACCGGTGTTGCGTCAGCGCGCGTTTTATCAGGGCTGCATGTTCGCCACGTTCAGCCTGTTCTGGACGGCGGTGCCGCTGGAACTGGCGCGCAACCATGGTCTGTCGCAAAGCGAAATCGCGATCTTCGCCCTGGTCGGTGCCATCGGGGCCATCGCCGCCCCCATCAGCGGGCGTCTCGCGGATGCTGGCCACACTCGCATCGCCTCGCTGCTGGCCATGCTGTTCGCCAGCCTGAGCTTTCTGCCGGCCTTCATTCACCCGGCCTACAGTGTGATCGGCCTGGCCGTCACCGGCGTGGTACTCGACTTCTGCGTGCAGATGAACATGGTCCTCGGCCAGCGCGCTGTCTATTCGCTGGACGCCAAAAGCCGCGGTCGCCTGAACGCCCTGTACATGACCAGCATCTTCATCGGCGGCGCCTTCGGCTCCTCGGTCGCCAGTGCGGTGTACGAACATGGCGGCTGGTTGTGGATCGTGATTGTCGGCAGCGTGTTCCCGCTGCTGGCGCTGTTGCGGTTTCTGAGTGTCTCGCAGCGTGGTGCATTGGCAACGGCGTAA
- a CDS encoding DUF5666 domain-containing protein, producing MFRQRLRHTVTIALISLLGTASVQAADAPGMRIGVRGEITGVSAEALKVHVNSGENVVIQLTADTKVRAVTLANIEDIKPGSYIGSAAMPQEDGTLKALEVHVFPPELAGSGDGHRPFDLARGSSMTNGSVGDLVVSNGRVLTVSYKGGQQKILVPEDVPIVNLTPGDRSLLKVGVKIVTFVTQGADGTLTAQSISAGKDGVTPPM from the coding sequence ATGTTTCGTCAGAGGCTTCGCCACACCGTAACCATTGCCTTGATCAGCCTGCTTGGCACGGCCAGCGTACAGGCCGCGGACGCACCGGGGATGCGCATCGGTGTGCGCGGCGAGATCACCGGGGTCAGCGCCGAGGCGCTGAAAGTCCACGTCAACAGCGGCGAAAACGTGGTCATCCAGTTGACCGCCGACACCAAGGTCCGCGCCGTCACGCTGGCAAATATCGAAGACATCAAACCCGGCAGCTACATCGGTTCGGCGGCCATGCCCCAGGAGGATGGCACGCTCAAGGCCCTTGAAGTGCACGTATTCCCGCCGGAACTGGCCGGCAGTGGCGACGGCCATCGGCCGTTCGACCTGGCCAGGGGCAGCAGCATGACCAATGGCAGCGTCGGTGATCTGGTGGTGAGTAATGGGCGGGTGCTGACCGTCAGTTACAAGGGCGGGCAGCAGAAGATCCTGGTGCCGGAGGATGTGCCGATCGTCAATCTGACGCCGGGGGATCGCAGTTTGCTCAAGGTCGGGGTGAAGATTGTCACCTTCGTGACCCAGGGCGCGGATGGCACGCTGACCGCGCAATCGATTTCCGCCGGCAAGGATGGCGTCACTCCACCGATGTAA
- a CDS encoding peroxiredoxin-like family protein, translated as MTLQARLDAFKADFKAGKPPYNAPADIHPVMERATAELIASGAANRALKVGDMAPLFTLKDPEGHPVSSADLLAQGPLVLTFYRGVWCPYCNLELQALQAFLPSIQHAGASLLAISPQIAANSRKSQRINQLQFPILSDPRNDVAAAFGLRFELPDYLIELYKNLRNDLPTFNDDPAWTLPMPARFVIAQNGVIRYAEVNPDYTQRPEPEAMLDALRG; from the coding sequence ATGACCCTGCAAGCAAGACTCGACGCGTTCAAAGCCGACTTCAAGGCCGGCAAGCCCCCTTACAACGCCCCCGCCGACATTCACCCGGTGATGGAGCGCGCCACCGCCGAGCTGATCGCCTCCGGCGCGGCAAACCGTGCCCTGAAAGTCGGTGACATGGCGCCGCTGTTCACCCTGAAAGACCCCGAAGGCCATCCCGTATCGTCGGCGGATCTACTGGCGCAAGGGCCATTGGTGTTGACGTTCTATCGCGGTGTCTGGTGCCCGTACTGCAACCTGGAATTGCAGGCGTTGCAGGCCTTTCTCCCGTCGATTCAGCATGCCGGCGCCAGTCTGCTGGCCATTTCGCCGCAGATCGCGGCCAACAGCCGCAAGTCGCAACGCATCAACCAATTGCAATTCCCGATCCTCAGCGACCCGCGCAATGACGTGGCGGCGGCGTTCGGCCTGCGTTTCGAATTACCGGACTACCTGATCGAGCTGTACAAGAACCTGCGCAACGACCTGCCGACCTTCAACGATGATCCAGCGTGGACATTGCCGATGCCGGCCCGTTTTGTGATCGCTCAGAATGGCGTGATTCGTTACGCCGAGGTCAACCCGGATTACACTCAGCGTCCCGAGCCTGAAGCGATGCTGGATGCATTGCGCGGCTGA
- a CDS encoding urea transporter, which translates to MPANHFNTHCPDWAEALLNGFSQIFLQRHPLCGLLCLLAILLTAPVLFAGALLGAVAGLLTAQRRNYAKADRQAGLFSYNGVLLGLLLSLYFPWSPLLPPLILAAGGLSAMLTQQWLKHVYRSRSIPAYTSPFVAMSWMLLLFAEPSAPMAHIEMNTLNLLAAELRGLGQVMFLGHPLAGALVAAGLLVADRRAFAWALLASAIGLGSSLLHHETHAALLGLGSYNAVLAALAFSGQRQQPWLPLLGIVLALLVTPLFAAIGLATLTAPFILAGWLIRAGIQVLGKAAVDGTPCVQGENQPRLR; encoded by the coding sequence ATGCCTGCCAATCATTTCAACACCCACTGCCCCGACTGGGCCGAGGCTTTGCTCAACGGTTTCAGTCAGATATTCCTCCAGCGCCATCCGTTGTGCGGCCTGTTGTGCCTGTTGGCGATCCTGCTGACGGCGCCGGTGCTGTTCGCCGGCGCGCTGCTCGGTGCCGTCGCCGGGTTGCTCACTGCACAGCGGCGCAACTACGCCAAGGCGGATCGCCAGGCCGGATTGTTCAGTTACAACGGCGTGCTGCTCGGTTTGTTGCTGAGCCTGTATTTCCCCTGGTCGCCGCTGCTGCCGCCACTGATTCTGGCGGCTGGCGGCCTGAGCGCGATGCTCACTCAGCAGTGGCTCAAACATGTGTACCGCAGCCGCTCGATACCGGCCTACACCTCGCCGTTCGTGGCGATGAGCTGGATGTTGCTCCTGTTCGCCGAACCGTCCGCGCCAATGGCACACATCGAGATGAACACGCTGAACCTGCTCGCCGCTGAACTGCGTGGATTGGGTCAAGTGATGTTCCTCGGTCATCCGCTGGCCGGCGCATTGGTCGCCGCCGGTCTGCTGGTCGCGGATCGCCGTGCGTTTGCCTGGGCGCTATTGGCTTCAGCCATCGGCCTCGGTTCCAGTCTGCTGCACCATGAAACCCACGCGGCGTTGCTCGGCCTCGGCAGCTACAACGCCGTGCTCGCCGCCCTCGCCTTCAGTGGTCAACGCCAACAGCCGTGGTTGCCGCTGCTCGGTATCGTGCTGGCATTGCTGGTGACGCCGCTGTTCGCCGCCATCGGCCTGGCGACGCTGACGGCGCCGTTCATCCTAGCCGGCTGGCTGATCCGCGCCGGGATCCAGGTGCTCGGCAAAGCGGCCGTGGACGGCACGCCTTGCGTACAGGGGGAGAATCAACCTAGGCTGCGCTGA
- a CDS encoding ion transporter has product MDSNNGWRERLYVMIFQSDTLAGRRFDGTLLLIILASLVVVMLDSIDSIHQNYADVLAYIEWGFTIIFLGEYILRLYCSPKPLRYAFSFYGLVDLLAIVPGILALYYSDAQYLLIIRIIRMLRIFRVLKLSPYLKQANYLMSALRGSKQKIVVFLVSVCTLVTVFGTLMYVIEGPEHGFTSIPKGIYWAIVTLTTVGFGDIVPKTPLGQVISSLVMITGYSIIAVPTGIFTAELANAMRGEQLQHDCPVCRKNSHEHGAAFCSRCGNALFKKME; this is encoded by the coding sequence ATGGACAGCAACAACGGTTGGCGTGAACGGCTTTACGTCATGATTTTCCAGAGTGACACCCTCGCCGGGCGGCGCTTCGACGGCACCTTGCTGTTGATCATCCTCGCCAGCCTGGTGGTGGTGATGCTCGACAGTATCGACAGCATTCACCAGAACTACGCCGATGTGCTGGCCTACATCGAGTGGGGCTTCACCATCATTTTTCTCGGGGAGTACATCCTGCGGTTGTACTGCTCACCGAAACCGTTGCGCTACGCCTTCAGTTTCTACGGACTGGTGGATCTGCTGGCGATCGTGCCGGGGATTCTCGCGCTGTACTACAGCGATGCGCAGTACCTGCTGATCATCCGGATCATTCGCATGCTGCGGATCTTCCGCGTGCTCAAGCTCAGCCCGTACCTCAAGCAAGCCAACTACCTGATGTCGGCGCTGCGTGGCAGCAAGCAGAAGATCGTGGTGTTTCTGGTCAGCGTCTGCACCCTGGTGACAGTGTTCGGCACCCTGATGTACGTGATCGAAGGCCCGGAACACGGCTTCACCAGCATCCCCAAGGGCATCTATTGGGCTATCGTGACCCTGACCACCGTCGGCTTCGGCGACATTGTGCCGAAGACCCCATTGGGCCAGGTGATTTCGTCGCTGGTGATGATCACCGGTTACTCGATCATCGCCGTGCCGACCGGGATTTTCACCGCAGAACTGGCCAACGCCATGCGCGGCGAACAGCTGCAACACGACTGCCCGGTGTGCAGGAAAAACAGCCATGAACATGGCGCGGCGTTCTGCTCCCGTTGCGGCAATGCACTGTTCAAGAAAATGGAATAA
- a CDS encoding sulfate ABC transporter substrate-binding protein — MKKLFGASLLAAGLAFGSVAQAAPPLLNVSYDVMRDFYKDYNTAFQKHWQAEHNENITVQMSFGGSSKQARSVIDGLPADVITMNMATDINALADNGKLVPENWVTRLPNNSAPFTSATVFIVRKGNPKALKDWPDLLKDGVQVIVPNPKTSGNGRYTYLSAWGYVLKNGGDENKAKDFVGKLFKQAPVLDTGGRAATTTFMTNQIGDVLVTFENEAEMIAREFGRDQFEVIYPSVSAEAEPPVSVVDKVVDKKGTRAAADEYLKYLWSPEGQEIAAANYLRPRDPAVLAKYTDRFPKVDFLSVEKTFGDWRSVQKTHFNDGGVFDQIYTGQ, encoded by the coding sequence GTGAAAAAACTCTTTGGCGCCTCACTTCTCGCCGCCGGTCTTGCCTTTGGCAGTGTGGCGCAAGCCGCACCGCCCCTGCTCAACGTCTCCTACGACGTGATGCGCGATTTCTACAAGGACTACAACACTGCCTTTCAGAAACACTGGCAAGCCGAGCACAACGAGAACATCACCGTGCAGATGTCTTTCGGTGGCTCGAGCAAACAGGCGCGTTCGGTGATTGATGGCTTGCCGGCTGACGTCATCACCATGAACATGGCGACCGACATCAACGCCCTCGCCGACAACGGCAAACTGGTCCCGGAAAACTGGGTCACCCGCCTGCCGAACAACAGTGCGCCGTTCACTTCGGCCACCGTGTTTATCGTGCGCAAAGGTAACCCGAAAGCCCTGAAAGACTGGCCGGACCTGCTCAAGGACGGCGTGCAGGTAATCGTGCCGAACCCGAAAACCTCCGGTAATGGCCGCTACACCTACCTGTCGGCCTGGGGCTACGTGCTGAAGAACGGCGGAGACGAGAACAAGGCCAAGGACTTCGTCGGCAAGCTGTTCAAACAGGCGCCGGTGCTCGACACCGGTGGCCGCGCCGCGACCACGACGTTCATGACCAACCAGATCGGCGACGTGCTGGTGACCTTCGAGAACGAAGCGGAAATGATCGCCCGCGAGTTTGGTCGCGATCAGTTCGAAGTGATCTACCCGAGCGTCTCTGCCGAAGCCGAACCACCCGTGTCGGTGGTCGACAAAGTGGTCGACAAGAAAGGCACCCGCGCTGCGGCGGATGAATACCTGAAGTACCTGTGGTCGCCGGAAGGCCAGGAAATTGCCGCCGCCAACTACCTGCGTCCACGGGACCCGGCGGTGCTGGCGAAATACACTGACCGCTTCCCGAAAGTCGATTTCCTCTCGGTCGAGAAGACCTTCGGTGACTGGCGATCGGTGCAGAAGACCCATTTCAATGATGGTGGGGTTTTTGACCAGATTTATACCGGCCAGTAA